The DNA region ACTTCCTGCACGAGGAGCAGTCCAGGTCGCTGTATCCGGAGTGGGAGGCGGGCGGCGAGTACATGGCCGCGACGCTCCGCGCCGATGTGGGCCGGCACCCCGACGACCCCGCCCTCGGCGCGCTGATCGCGGACCTGCTGGAGCACAGCGCGCAGTTCCGCCGCTGCTGGGACCAGCAGCACGTACGGGGCCTGTGCTACGGCGTGAAGCACGTCACCCACCCGGTCGTGGGCGAGCTGTGGCTGCACTACGAGTCGCTGCCGCTGCCCTCCGATCCCGGCCAGACCCTGGTCACGTTCACGGCGGAGCCCGGCTCCGCGACGGACAAGTCGCTGCGGCTGCTCGCCACGCGCGCGACGCCGCAGCCGGTTCCCTCGCCCTGAGCGGACGGCGACCTATTCTGACGGTATGTCAGATGACGAGTCGTACGAACTGCTCGGTTTCGACAACGTGCTGCTGCCCGTCGGGAATCTCGACGAGGCGCTGGGCTTCTACGGGCGGGCCGGGTTTCCGGTGGCCTTCCGCCTGGACGAGGCCGGGATCGCCCTGCTGAAGGTGGGGAACGAGACTCCGGGCGTACTGCTGCGCGTGGACGAGGAACTCGGACAACGGCAGCCGTCCTGGCCGGCGTGCCGCGTGTGGCTGGAGGTGCGGGACGCCCGGGTGACGGCACGGGCGCTGACCGCGGCCGGGATCCCGCCCCTCGACGAGCCCTTCCCGGTGGCCACCGGCTGGACCGTCGAGATCGCCGACCCCTGGGGCAACGTCATCGGCTTCACGGACTACGGCAAGCGGCCGGAGCTGGCGCGCAACGGCTGAGCCCCGCCCGCGGCACCAACTCCCCCAGGCTCCCCCACTCCCGTCGCGGCCTGAGCCGCACGTCACACACGCACGTCCCGCAACTGACTTGAACACGTTCAAAAACAGGTCTACATTCTTCCTCGACAGCGCGTTTTGAACGCGTTCAAGAAGTCGGGAAGGGGTGGGGACATGGACCTCACAGTCCTCGCGTATGTCATCTATCTGCTGGTCAGCGTGGCGCTGACGATCTGGGTGGCACGGACGCTCAGCCAGAACGGGCGGATCTTTCTGGCGGATGTGCTGCACGGGAACGAGAAGCTCGCGGACGCCGTCAACCACCTGCTGGTGGTGGGCTTCTACCTGGTGAACCTGGGCTTCGTGGCCCTCTATCTGAGCCAGGACGAGGAGATCGCCGACGCCCGCGGGGTGTTCGAGGCC from Streptomyces sp. NBC_00258 includes:
- a CDS encoding VOC family protein, with protein sequence MSDDESYELLGFDNVLLPVGNLDEALGFYGRAGFPVAFRLDEAGIALLKVGNETPGVLLRVDEELGQRQPSWPACRVWLEVRDARVTARALTAAGIPPLDEPFPVATGWTVEIADPWGNVIGFTDYGKRPELARNG